The Cellulomonas oligotrophica sequence GAGTACTTCGTGCACGGCGAGGACGTGCGGCGCGGCGCGGGCCCCGTGGGTGCGCGCCCGGTGCCCGACGAGCTGCGCGACCGCCTGTGGTCGCAGCTCGTGGCCGTGGCGCCGCTGCGTCTGGCCCGCCTGGGCGTCGGCGTGGTGCTCGTGCGCCCCGACGGGGTGCGCCGGCGGGTCCGCTCGCCGCGCGCCGGCCACGGTGCGGTCGTGCTGCGCGGGGAGGTCGGCGAGCTCGTCCTGGCCGTGTCGGGCCGGCTGCAGGCGGCCCACGTGCAGGTCGAGGGCGACGAGGCGGACGTGGCACGCGTGCGCGAGGCGCTCAGCGGCCCCTGACCGCTGCCGCCTCTGACGGCTGCGCGCCCGGGACGCCCGACGCGCCGCGAGCGCCCGCACGCGCGGGGTCAGCGGACGACGACGCCCGCCTCCCGCAGCGCGTCCTTGACGGCGCCGACGGTCAGCGTGCCGAAGTGGAAGACGCTGGCGGCGAGCACGGCGTCCGCGCCGGCCCGGGCCGCCTCGACGAAGTGCTCGACGGTCCCGGCCCCGCCGGACGCGATGAGCGGCACCCGCACCTGCGAGCGCACGTCGCGCAGCATCGGCAGGTCGAACCCTGAGGTCGTGCCGTCGGCGTCCATCGAGTTCAGCAGGATCTCCCCCGCGCCGAGCTCGGCCGCCCGTGCGGCCCAGGCGACGGCGTCGATGCCGGTGCCCCGACGGCCGCCGTGCGTCGTGACCTCGTACCCCGAGTCCGTCCGGGTGCCCTCGCCGGTGCGGCGGGCGTCCACCGACAGCACGAGGACCTGGCTGCCGAACCGCTCGGCGATCTCGCTGATCAGCTCGGGGCGTGCGATCGCGGCGGTGTTGACGCCGACCTTGTCGGCCCCGGCCCGCAGCAGCCGGTCGACGTCGTCGGGCGAGCGGACGCCGCCGCCGACGGTGAGCGGGACGAACACCTCCTCGGCGGTGCGTCGCACGACGTCGTAGGTGGTCTCCCGGTCGCCCGAGGACGCCGAGACGTCGAGGAAGGTGACCTCGTCGGCGCCCTCGCCGTCGTACCGGCGGGCGAGCTCGACGGGGTCGCCGGCGTCGCGCAGGTGCTGGAAGTTCACGCCCTTGACGACGCGTCCGGCGTCGACGTCCAGGCACGGGATGACGCGCAGCGCCAGGGTCATGATCCGCCTCCTGCGGGTGCGCCGGTCGCGAGGATGTCGATGACGAACACCACGGTCTGCCCCGACAGCTCCTCGGCGTCGGTGACGCCGAGGGGGTACGACGGCGGCACGACGAGCATCACCTGGGAGCCGGTCGGCTGGTCGACGAGCCCCTCGGCCCACGCCTGCACGTCCGACAGCAGGAACGACACGGGCAGCCCGCGGGTCCAGGACGAGTCGAACTGCTCGCCGGTGTCCCACGCGAAGCCCGAGTACTGCACCGTGACGACGTCGCTCGCGCGGACCTGGGCGCCGGTGCCCCGCACGAGGGGGCGCACGAGCAGGTCGGCCGGCGGCTCGGTGCCCGCGGGGGCGAGGGTCGGCTCGCCGTTGCCCGCGAGGGTGACGGTCGGCATCCCCTCGGTGGGCGGCACGGCCTCGCCGACGGCGCGGGTGGGCAGCACGTCGAGCACCGTGACGGTCGGGTAGTCGGCGCCCGAGCCGCCGGGCGCCACCTGGAGCAGGCGTGCGCCGACGTCCTGCCCGCGCAGGGTCTCGTACAGGTCGGTGCCGAGGTCCTCCTCGGTCAGCAGCCGCGGCGTGGGGCTCGTGGAGTAGCTCTCCTTGACGAGCGTCGCGTCGGTGGCGTTCTCGAGCAGGAAGTCGATGAGGACGGGGGCGCCCTCCACGAGCGCGTCGCCCGTGCCCGGCCAGATCGTCTCGCGGTAGGTGTCCGTGACGGCCAGCGGCGTCAGGTACGTGACCGTGGGTGCGACGCCCGGGTCCCCCGTCACCGTCACGTCGGGGTCGGGCGCGGCGACGTCTCCGCAGCCCGCGACCACGAGGGCCACCAGCACACCGAGCACACCCCACCGGCGGGCACCGGTCACTCGCGCCACGCCCAGCCCTCCTGTCGACGACCCCGCGCCGCCCCCGGGCGGGTGCGGCGCGGCCTCACTGTACGTGCCCGCGGGAGGCCCGGACGTCACGTCACATGGACTCGATCAGTCGGTCCACGCGCTCGTCGACGGCCCGGAACGGGTCCTTGCACAGCACGGTGCGCTGGGCCTGGTCGTTGAGCTTGAGGTGCACCCAGTCGACCGTGTAGTCGCGCCGGGCCTCCTGGGCGGCACGCACGAAGTCGCCGCGCAGCTTGGCACGGGTCGTCTGCGGCGGCACGGCCGTGGCCTCGAAGACCTCCAGGTCGGTGGTGACGCGCTCGACCAGCCCGCGGGCGGCCATGAGGTTGTACAGGCCCTCGGTGCGGGAGATGTCGTGGTACGCCAGGTCGAGCCGCTGCACGCGCACGTCGCCCAGGTCGAGGCCGTGCTTGGCGCGGTAGCGCTCGATCATGCGGTGCTTGATGACCCAGTCGAGCTCACGGTCGACCAGGCCCAGGTCGCCGGTGCGCAGCGCGCGCAGCCCGCGCTCCCACAGGTCGAGGACCTGCTTCGTCTCCGGCGACGGGCCCAGCTCGGACCCGACGAAGTCCGTGACGCGCGTCAGGTACTCCTCCTGCAGGTCCACCGCCGTGACGGTGCGCCCCGACGCGAGGGTCACGGGCTGGCTGCCCGTCATGTCGTGGCTGATCTCCCGGATCGCGCGGATGGGGTTCTCCAGCGCCATGTCCCGCATGGGCACCCCGGCCTCGATGAGCCGCAGCAGCAGGTCGGTCGAGGCGACCTTGAGCATCGTCGTCGTCTCCGACATCGACGAGTCGCCGACGATCACGTGCAGGCGCCGGTAGTGCTCGGCGTCGGCGTGCGGCTCGTCGCGCGTGTTGATGATCGGCCGCGAGCGCGTCGTCGCCGACGACACGGCCTCCCAGATGTGGTCGGCGCGCTGCGAGAGGCAGTACACGGCGCCCCGGGGCGTGGCGAGGACCTTGCCCGCGCCGGTGAGCACCTGCCGGGTGATGAGGAACGGCACGAGCACGTCCGACAGTCGGGCGAAGTCCCCCTGGCGTCGCACGAGGTAGTTCTCGTGGCAGCCGTAGGAGTTGCCGGCCGAGTCGGTGTTGTTCTTGAACAGGTGGATGCGCCCCGGCAGCCCCTCGTGCTCGAGGCGCTGCTGGGCGTCGGCGACGAGGCCCTCGAGGATCCGCTCCCCCGCGCGGTCGTGCGTGACGAGCTGGCGCCAGTCGTCGCACTCGGCGGTCGCGTACTCGGGGTGGGAGCCGACGTCGAGGTACAGCCGCGACCCGTTGCGCAGGAACACGTTCGACGAGCGCCCCCACGCCACGACCTTGCGGAACAGGTACCGGGCGACCTCGTCGGCCGACAGGCCCCGCCCGTCCTGCGCCGCGCAGGTCACGCCGTACTCGGTCTCGAGCCCGAAGATGCGCCGGTCCATGCGCCCTCCCCTTCCGTCGACGGTGCCGTCCTGCCGGGCGACGCGCTCAGTGCGCGGGGCCGTCCGCCGCCGGTGCGGCGTCGACCTCGCCGGCCGCCCCGAGGACGTCGTCGAGCAGCGCCCCGGTCAGCCGCCGGAACGTGCGCCGCGGCCGCGTGCGGTCCAGGACCGCGACCTCGAGCTGCGCCGCGCCCAGCGTGCGGGCGTCCTTCTCGTCCGGCGCCGAGCCCAGCACGCGCACGGCCAGGCCGAGGGCCTGCGCCAGCGTCATGCCCGGGCGCCACCCCTCGCCGAGCAGCGTCGCGAGGCGCTCGGCCTGGCCGCCCATGACGACCCAGCCGTGCTCGTCGGTCACCGAGCCGTCGTACGACAGCCGGTAGATCTGGTCGCCCGAGGCGTCCTTGCCGACCTCGACGACGACGAGCTCCACCTCGAGCGGCTTGGACTCGGTGGTGAAGACCGTGCCGAGCGTCTGGGCGTAGGCGTTCGCCAGCCCGCGCGCCGTGACGTCGACGCGGTCGTAGGAGTAGCCGCGCAGGTCGGCGTAGCGCACGCCCGCGACGCGCAGGTTCTCGAACTCGTTGTACTTGCCGACCGCCGCGAACGCGATCCGGTCGTAGATCTCCGAGATCTTGTGCAGCGCGCGCGAGGGGTTCTCGGTCGCGAAGACCACGCCCTCGTCGTACTGGAGCACCACGACGGACCGGCCGCGGGCGATGCCCTTGCGCGCGTAGTCCGCCCGGTCCTTCATCAGCTGCTCGGGCGAGACGTAGAACGGCATGCTCATCGCGCGCCCCCGTCCCGGCGGCGCTCGTCCTCGATCCGGGCGGCGACGTCCGCGAGCGCGTCGTCCGGCACGCGCAGGTAGCCCGCCTGCGTGACCGTCGCGACGACGGGCCAGATCCGCCGGACGCGGTCGGGCCCGCCGGTGGCGGAGTCGTCGTCGGCGGCGTCGACGAGCGCCTCGACGGCGACCCTGACGGCGGCGGCCGCGTCCATGCCGGGCTGCCAGCGCTTCTTCAGCGAGCCGCGGGCGAAGACCGAGCCCGAGCCCACCGCGTGGTGCTCGTGCTCCTCGTAGCGGCCGCCGGTGACGTCGTAGGAGAAGATCCGCCCGAGCGAGCGGTCCAGGTCGTACCCGGCGAACAGGGGGACGACGGCCAGACCCTGGAGCGCGAGGCCGAGGTTGCCGCGGATCATCGTCGCGAGGCGGTTGGCCTTGCCGTCGAGGGAGAGCAGGCTGCCCTCGATCTTCTCGTAGTGCTCGAGCTCGAGCTGGAACAGCCGGACCAGCTCGATGGCGAGACCGGCGGTGCCCGCGATCCCGACGGCGGAGTAGTCGTCGGCGGGGAAGACCTTCTCGATGTGCCGGCTGGCGATCATCGAGCCCATGGTGGCGCGGCGGTCGCCGGCGAGGACGGCGCCGCCGTCGAACGTCGCCGCGACGATGGTCGTGCCGTGCGGGGCCTGGACCGCAGCGCCCGGGCCGTGGCCGGTCACGTCGCGCGCCCCGGGGAGCAGCTCCGGGGCGTACCCGGCGAGGAAGTCGACGAACGACGCCGAGCCGGGCGTCGTGAAGGCGTGCGGCAGCCGGCCCTGGCCCGTGGGGTCCAGCC is a genomic window containing:
- a CDS encoding TIGR03085 family metal-binding protein produces the protein MTWHATERARLAEALTAAGPDAPTLCAGWRSRHLAAHLVVREQAPSLGAGVVVPVLTGRLDEAIDTLAADAQDADGYAALVERFATPPPRWSPVSWAGELINVTEYFVHGEDVRRGAGPVGARPVPDELRDRLWSQLVAVAPLRLARLGVGVVLVRPDGVRRRVRSPRAGHGAVVLRGEVGELVLAVSGRLQAAHVQVEGDEADVARVREALSGP
- the hisF gene encoding imidazole glycerol phosphate synthase subunit HisF, yielding MTLALRVIPCLDVDAGRVVKGVNFQHLRDAGDPVELARRYDGEGADEVTFLDVSASSGDRETTYDVVRRTAEEVFVPLTVGGGVRSPDDVDRLLRAGADKVGVNTAAIARPELISEIAERFGSQVLVLSVDARRTGEGTRTDSGYEVTTHGGRRGTGIDAVAWAARAAELGAGEILLNSMDADGTTSGFDLPMLRDVRSQVRVPLIASGGAGTVEHFVEAARAGADAVLAASVFHFGTLTVGAVKDALREAGVVVR
- a CDS encoding FKBP-type peptidyl-prolyl cis-trans isomerase; this translates as MARVTGARRWGVLGVLVALVVAGCGDVAAPDPDVTVTGDPGVAPTVTYLTPLAVTDTYRETIWPGTGDALVEGAPVLIDFLLENATDATLVKESYSTSPTPRLLTEEDLGTDLYETLRGQDVGARLLQVAPGGSGADYPTVTVLDVLPTRAVGEAVPPTEGMPTVTLAGNGEPTLAPAGTEPPADLLVRPLVRGTGAQVRASDVVTVQYSGFAWDTGEQFDSSWTRGLPVSFLLSDVQAWAEGLVDQPTGSQVMLVVPPSYPLGVTDAEELSGQTVVFVIDILATGAPAGGGS
- the pafA gene encoding Pup--protein ligase, yielding MDRRIFGLETEYGVTCAAQDGRGLSADEVARYLFRKVVAWGRSSNVFLRNGSRLYLDVGSHPEYATAECDDWRQLVTHDRAGERILEGLVADAQQRLEHEGLPGRIHLFKNNTDSAGNSYGCHENYLVRRQGDFARLSDVLVPFLITRQVLTGAGKVLATPRGAVYCLSQRADHIWEAVSSATTRSRPIINTRDEPHADAEHYRRLHVIVGDSSMSETTTMLKVASTDLLLRLIEAGVPMRDMALENPIRAIREISHDMTGSQPVTLASGRTVTAVDLQEEYLTRVTDFVGSELGPSPETKQVLDLWERGLRALRTGDLGLVDRELDWVIKHRMIERYRAKHGLDLGDVRVQRLDLAYHDISRTEGLYNLMAARGLVERVTTDLEVFEATAVPPQTTRAKLRGDFVRAAQEARRDYTVDWVHLKLNDQAQRTVLCKDPFRAVDERVDRLIESM
- the prcA gene encoding proteasome subunit alpha: MSMPFYVSPEQLMKDRADYARKGIARGRSVVVLQYDEGVVFATENPSRALHKISEIYDRIAFAAVGKYNEFENLRVAGVRYADLRGYSYDRVDVTARGLANAYAQTLGTVFTTESKPLEVELVVVEVGKDASGDQIYRLSYDGSVTDEHGWVVMGGQAERLATLLGEGWRPGMTLAQALGLAVRVLGSAPDEKDARTLGAAQLEVAVLDRTRPRRTFRRLTGALLDDVLGAAGEVDAAPAADGPAH
- the prcB gene encoding proteasome subunit beta; its protein translation is MTAPTGRLDPTGQGRLPHAFTTPGSASFVDFLAGYAPELLPGARDVTGHGPGAAVQAPHGTTIVAATFDGGAVLAGDRRATMGSMIASRHIEKVFPADDYSAVGIAGTAGLAIELVRLFQLELEHYEKIEGSLLSLDGKANRLATMIRGNLGLALQGLAVVPLFAGYDLDRSLGRIFSYDVTGGRYEEHEHHAVGSGSVFARGSLKKRWQPGMDAAAAVRVAVEALVDAADDDSATGGPDRVRRIWPVVATVTQAGYLRVPDDALADVAARIEDERRRDGGAR